A single region of the Hyphomicrobiales bacterium genome encodes:
- a CDS encoding Peptide/nickel transport system permease protein produces the protein MDKSTVALAGVEGAFTDGRSGASQSSRLLRRCIAHKGLMIGAVIMVIITAFALLGPFILTGDPMRLSFRTRFLPPSAEHWFGTDHYGRDIFLRVVYGGHLSLFIGIAVVAIAGIGGTLIGALAGYYRKLDGILMRVMDALMAFPSLMLAIGIAAALGSGVVNVVIALSIAYMPRTARIMRAAVMVLRNSEYVEAARMAGVNNFRILLRHILPNSMAPLIIDLTFIFAYAVLADAALSFLGVGPPPPTPSWGNIIADGRDYVVEAPWITLCPGIVIGLTVLGLNLFGDGLRDVLDPRLE, from the coding sequence ATGGATAAGTCCACAGTTGCCCTCGCCGGCGTCGAGGGAGCCTTCACCGATGGGCGGTCGGGCGCGAGCCAGAGTTCGCGTCTCTTGCGGCGGTGCATCGCGCACAAGGGCTTGATGATTGGCGCGGTCATCATGGTAATCATCACCGCCTTCGCGCTCCTGGGACCGTTTATTCTTACCGGCGATCCAATGCGCCTCAGCTTCCGCACCCGGTTCCTGCCCCCTTCGGCGGAGCATTGGTTCGGAACGGATCATTACGGGCGGGATATATTTCTGCGCGTCGTCTACGGTGGACACCTCTCGTTGTTCATCGGGATTGCGGTTGTCGCGATTGCGGGCATCGGCGGCACGCTCATTGGCGCGCTCGCCGGCTACTATCGCAAGCTGGATGGAATCCTGATGCGCGTCATGGATGCGCTGATGGCTTTTCCATCGCTTATGCTGGCGATCGGCATCGCGGCCGCCCTCGGCAGCGGCGTCGTCAATGTCGTGATCGCATTGTCGATCGCCTATATGCCGCGCACGGCCAGGATCATGCGCGCCGCCGTCATGGTGTTGCGTAATTCCGAATATGTCGAAGCCGCGCGCATGGCTGGCGTCAACAACTTTCGTATTCTGCTGCGGCATATCCTGCCCAACAGCATGGCGCCGCTCATCATCGATCTGACGTTCATCTTTGCCTATGCGGTTCTGGCGGACGCCGCCCTGAGCTTTCTCGGCGTCGGGCCGCCGCCGCCGACGCCGAGCTGGGGCAATATCATCGCAGACGGCCGGGACTATGTGGTCGAGGCGCCGTGGATCACCCTGTGCCCCGGCATTGTGATCGGCCTGACAGTCCTTGGACTGAACCTGTTCGGCGACGGGCTGCGCGATGTGCTGGACCCGCGCCTCGAGTAA
- a CDS encoding 4-carboxymuconolactone decarboxylase, with product MSRFEIAETDWDERQQAFAGRMRGGARGKIGGPFLNLLPSPDLAQRVADLGEWLRFKGSLAADVRELVTLAAAEFWRCPYEWLAHAPLARKAGLDVTALAGLARGESDESLTSSQRVALEAARAVLRSGKLDDAQFQRVAEVFGREGALEIICLCGYYGLLAMVIHSGHADAEQPDWQEAVNTTLQTAG from the coding sequence ATGAGTCGATTCGAGATCGCCGAGACCGATTGGGACGAGCGGCAGCAAGCCTTCGCGGGGCGCATGCGGGGCGGAGCGCGCGGCAAGATCGGCGGGCCCTTCCTCAATCTCCTGCCGTCGCCCGATCTCGCGCAACGTGTTGCGGATCTCGGTGAATGGCTGCGTTTCAAGGGTTCACTGGCCGCGGATGTGCGAGAACTGGTTACGCTCGCGGCTGCCGAATTCTGGCGCTGTCCCTATGAATGGCTTGCCCATGCGCCGCTGGCCCGCAAGGCCGGGTTGGACGTCACCGCACTGGCCGGCCTCGCGCGGGGAGAGAGCGATGAGTCGCTGACATCCTCCCAACGTGTCGCGCTCGAAGCCGCCCGGGCCGTGCTTCGTTCGGGCAAGCTGGATGATGCGCAGTTCCAAAGGGTCGCCGAGGTGTTCGGGCGCGAGGGGGCCCTGGAAATCATCTGTCTCTGCGGGTATTACGGGCTGCTCGCCATGGTCATCCATTCAGGCCATGCGGATGCCGAGCAGCCTGACTGGCAAGAGGCGGTCAATACCACGCTTCAGACCGCCGGCTGA
- the leuC gene encoding 3-isopropylmalate dehydratase subunit LeuC, whose protein sequence is MVARTLFHKIWEAHLVARRIDGREIIYMDRNIVHELHGPKAFEKLRKAGRRVRRPDLTFAVQDHTISSQPGRDDTTNPEGTPFLRAQRAGAAEFGFRIFDVGDPDQGISHVIGPELGMVLPGATDCVPDSHAATVGALGALSFGCGTTELEHVLATQVLAMKRPKTMRINLEGRLQPHVTAKDVALHIIGTIGVSGANGHAIEYAGTVVRAMSIEARMTLCNLTVEMGGRSGFVAADETTLAWLKGRPFAPIGEDWNRALDYWSTLHSDEGAEFDRDITIDCGTLEPQITWGTTPGQVIGIRDSVPASLGEGESDRHALTKALTYMDLRAGEPLQGLKVDRVFIGSCTNGRIPDLQEAAAIVRGRKVAEGVVAMISPGSTIVRREAEALGLDAIFREAGFYWAESACSMCAGGNGDRGRPGERVLSTTNRNFEGRQGPGVRTHLVSPGMAAAAAIAGAIVDVRQLAEA, encoded by the coding sequence ATGGTCGCCCGTACGCTCTTTCATAAGATCTGGGAAGCCCATCTTGTAGCCCGGCGCATCGATGGTCGCGAAATCATCTACATGGACCGCAATATCGTCCATGAGCTGCACGGCCCCAAGGCGTTCGAGAAGCTGCGCAAGGCCGGGCGCCGGGTTCGCCGGCCGGACCTGACCTTCGCGGTTCAGGACCACACGATATCCAGCCAGCCCGGCCGCGACGATACGACCAACCCGGAGGGCACGCCGTTCCTGCGCGCGCAACGCGCCGGCGCGGCTGAATTTGGCTTTCGCATTTTTGACGTGGGTGATCCCGACCAAGGCATCTCCCACGTCATTGGGCCGGAGCTCGGCATGGTGCTGCCCGGGGCGACCGATTGCGTTCCGGATAGTCACGCAGCGACGGTGGGGGCGCTCGGCGCGCTGTCCTTCGGCTGTGGGACGACAGAGCTCGAACATGTGCTGGCGACGCAGGTCCTCGCGATGAAGAGACCGAAGACCATGCGCATCAACCTTGAAGGCAGGCTGCAGCCGCATGTGACGGCAAAGGATGTCGCCCTGCATATCATCGGCACGATCGGCGTCTCCGGGGCAAACGGGCACGCCATCGAATATGCCGGCACGGTGGTCCGCGCCATGAGCATCGAAGCGCGCATGACATTGTGCAACCTCACCGTCGAGATGGGCGGGCGGAGCGGCTTTGTCGCGGCCGATGAGACCACCTTGGCCTGGCTGAAGGGAAGGCCCTTCGCTCCCATCGGTGAGGACTGGAATCGCGCACTGGATTACTGGAGCACCCTGCATTCAGACGAAGGCGCGGAATTCGACCGGGATATCACCATCGATTGCGGCACGCTTGAACCGCAGATCACATGGGGCACTACCCCGGGACAGGTTATCGGGATCCGCGACAGCGTACCGGCGTCGCTTGGCGAGGGAGAGTCCGACCGGCATGCCCTGACCAAGGCACTGACCTACATGGACCTCCGGGCCGGCGAGCCACTACAGGGCCTGAAGGTGGACAGGGTCTTCATCGGATCCTGCACCAACGGCCGCATTCCTGATCTGCAGGAGGCGGCGGCCATCGTGCGTGGCCGCAAGGTCGCTGAAGGCGTGGTTGCCATGATCTCGCCCGGCTCAACCATCGTGCGCCGCGAGGCCGAGGCCTTGGGCCTTGATGCCATCTTCCGCGAGGCGGGCTTCTACTGGGCGGAATCCGCCTGTTCGATGTGCGCCGGCGGCAATGGCGATCGCGGCCGTCCCGGTGAACGGGTGCTTTCCACCACAAACCGCAATTTCGAGGGCCGGCAAGGTCCCGGTGTGCGAACCCATCTGGTGAGCCCGGGCATGGCGGCCGCGGCGGCAATCGCCGGCGCCATCGTCGACGTTCGCCAACTAGCGGAGGCGTGA
- the leuD gene encoding 3-isopropylmalate dehydratase subunit LeuD: MQAFTRATGAAVPMLEDDINTDEISPIQLARKLQPDYRKMLFMRSRWDDKGEPVPSHVLNMPQFQNPAILVTGANFGCGSSREAAVWALLANGISCVVAPSLADQFRENCLQNGVLPVILDTESFATLAQRVVDADGAPFTADLENQTLSGPGGEPIPFAIPAAERLVLLEGLDDIGLTTKHMSDIEAWEARTETATPWYQNAHDRRA, encoded by the coding sequence ATGCAGGCTTTCACGAGGGCGACCGGCGCGGCGGTCCCGATGCTCGAAGACGATATCAACACGGACGAGATCTCGCCCATCCAGCTCGCCCGGAAACTTCAGCCCGACTATCGCAAGATGCTTTTCATGCGCTCCCGTTGGGACGACAAGGGCGAGCCCGTGCCGAGCCACGTGCTGAACATGCCGCAATTCCAGAATCCGGCAATTCTGGTGACGGGCGCCAATTTCGGCTGCGGCAGCTCTCGCGAGGCCGCGGTCTGGGCGCTTCTCGCCAACGGCATTTCCTGCGTCGTCGCACCGAGCCTCGCCGATCAGTTCCGGGAGAATTGCCTGCAGAATGGTGTGCTGCCGGTAATCCTCGACACGGAGAGCTTCGCCACCCTGGCCCAGCGTGTCGTCGACGCCGACGGCGCGCCGTTTACCGCCGACCTCGAGAACCAGACACTCTCGGGGCCAGGCGGCGAGCCTATCCCCTTCGCGATACCCGCCGCGGAACGCCTGGTCCTTCTCGAAGGCCTGGACGACATTGGCCTTACCACCAAGCACATGTCGGATATTGAAGCCTGGGAAGCACGGACTGAAACTGCGACGCCGTGGTATCAAAACGCCCACGATAGACGCGCCTAG
- a CDS encoding Peptide/nickel transport system substrate-binding protein — MIDVTRRQMLQASAGIAAGTLGLPAYAAAQGAAQPKKGGSVTVAMSAATETVDPHFSRSQVARNVLMHMCETLVTIDERGSAQLQLAEDLNVSPDFRTYTFRLRKNVPFHNGKAMTSEDAKRSLERYARVSPEKARLANVDRISTPDASTLVVELKSSMPSWLELIKSPASPMTIIPAEECDKEANQARPISTGPFSFVDWDGVTRLRGRRFADYAPNTAYKTRDGYGGYRQAYVDDIAFAVVSEASGRVAGLQSGQYDILDEVPIQAAARLEKDNRFKIYEQTKRSINVVPVNVQRAPTDKLLVRQAIQAAIGQEELMAIAAEGAFDLNPSFVYKDSEFYPSNADQLIYNLNDTARAKALLAEAGYRGEEIVILTSGDIPSLQEVAVVMAEQLKAAGMKIRLDVLDWPGANARRNDPTTHNLFSTAYAIQPLLGPFQYQRLVSGSSNWSFYKDDAAMEDAWVKLLAATTKQEQKAAWQTIETHINSQVQQLKIGDRNIKQATKSSIANFVPYDGIRLWDIWYT, encoded by the coding sequence ATGATCGACGTGACCAGACGGCAAATGCTGCAGGCTTCTGCCGGTATTGCAGCGGGCACACTTGGCTTGCCTGCGTACGCCGCGGCGCAAGGGGCCGCTCAGCCCAAGAAAGGGGGAAGTGTTACTGTCGCAATGAGCGCGGCAACTGAAACTGTCGACCCCCATTTTTCACGATCGCAAGTGGCGCGCAACGTGCTCATGCATATGTGCGAGACACTGGTTACCATCGATGAACGCGGATCGGCTCAGCTGCAGCTGGCGGAAGACCTGAACGTGTCGCCGGATTTCCGCACTTATACCTTCCGGCTCCGCAAAAACGTGCCATTTCATAATGGCAAGGCAATGACCTCCGAGGATGCGAAACGCTCGCTCGAGCGCTATGCGCGCGTCAGCCCGGAAAAGGCACGTCTCGCCAATGTCGACCGCATCAGTACGCCCGACGCCAGCACGCTGGTCGTGGAGCTGAAATCGTCCATGCCGAGCTGGCTGGAACTGATCAAATCCCCCGCCTCCCCCATGACGATCATACCCGCGGAGGAATGCGACAAGGAGGCCAACCAGGCCCGGCCGATCTCGACGGGACCCTTCTCCTTCGTGGATTGGGACGGCGTCACACGGCTTCGAGGGCGCCGGTTTGCCGACTATGCGCCCAACACCGCCTATAAGACGCGGGACGGATATGGCGGCTACAGGCAGGCCTATGTCGATGACATCGCCTTTGCTGTCGTGTCCGAAGCCAGCGGACGCGTGGCCGGACTTCAAAGCGGCCAATACGACATTCTGGACGAAGTGCCCATCCAGGCCGCCGCGCGCCTGGAAAAGGACAACCGCTTCAAAATCTACGAGCAGACGAAGCGCAGCATCAACGTCGTCCCCGTGAATGTCCAAAGAGCCCCGACGGACAAGCTTCTCGTGCGGCAGGCCATCCAGGCCGCGATTGGCCAGGAAGAACTGATGGCCATCGCCGCCGAAGGCGCTTTCGACCTGAACCCGTCATTCGTTTACAAGGACAGCGAATTCTACCCGAGCAACGCGGACCAGCTGATCTATAACCTGAACGATACCGCGCGCGCGAAAGCGCTGCTCGCCGAGGCCGGCTATCGCGGCGAGGAAATCGTCATCCTGACAAGCGGTGATATTCCCTCGCTCCAGGAAGTCGCGGTGGTCATGGCCGAACAGCTCAAAGCGGCCGGCATGAAGATCCGCCTGGATGTTCTCGATTGGCCAGGCGCCAATGCCCGCAGAAACGATCCGACAACGCACAACCTGTTCAGCACGGCCTACGCCATCCAGCCGCTCCTCGGACCGTTCCAGTATCAACGGCTGGTCTCCGGCAGCAGCAACTGGTCTTTCTACAAAGATGACGCGGCTATGGAAGACGCGTGGGTCAAGTTGCTGGCTGCCACAACCAAGCAGGAGCAGAAAGCTGCCTGGCAGACGATCGAGACGCATATCAACAGCCAAGTCCAGCAGCTGAAGATCGGCGACCGCAACATCAAGCAGGCGACGAAATCCTCCATCGCCAATTTTGTGCCATATGACGGAATTCGTCTGTGGGACATCTGGTACACATAA
- a CDS encoding Enoyl-CoA hydratase, giving the protein MLTISDNGPRLVRMEAAVAWIDLGGADTGNVLTRQQMTMLSEAIRIAGADPDVSVVAIAPGGAAFCLGRNGKGEPAEARPWDARQKQMGVTLDVYDAIAACPIPVVACVQGNAIGFGAALAGGCDITLAVHGARFALPEIKHAIPATLAMSALIRKLPEKALAHLIYSGEEISAEDALALGLVSKVFPAEAFEESCAAYLSALASRKRLLLETIKRYISKAPQLSPEMASEYAGTLMALVKPSI; this is encoded by the coding sequence ATGCTCACAATTTCCGATAACGGACCGCGATTGGTCAGGATGGAAGCGGCTGTCGCCTGGATTGACCTGGGCGGCGCCGACACCGGAAACGTGCTGACACGTCAACAGATGACGATGCTCAGCGAGGCGATCCGCATCGCGGGCGCGGATCCCGATGTTTCGGTTGTCGCGATCGCACCGGGTGGAGCGGCCTTCTGCCTCGGCCGCAATGGCAAGGGAGAGCCGGCGGAAGCTCGGCCCTGGGATGCGCGCCAGAAGCAGATGGGTGTGACGCTGGACGTCTACGATGCCATCGCCGCATGCCCGATCCCTGTCGTCGCCTGCGTCCAGGGCAACGCCATCGGCTTCGGCGCGGCATTGGCCGGCGGATGCGATATTACCCTTGCCGTGCACGGCGCACGCTTCGCCTTGCCCGAGATCAAGCATGCGATCCCGGCGACGCTCGCCATGTCTGCGCTTATACGCAAGCTGCCTGAGAAAGCGCTGGCGCATCTGATTTATTCGGGCGAGGAAATTTCCGCTGAGGACGCGCTGGCGCTTGGTCTGGTGAGCAAGGTGTTTCCGGCAGAGGCCTTCGAGGAGAGTTGCGCCGCCTATCTCTCAGCACTGGCGTCGCGCAAGCGGCTGCTGCTGGAGACGATCAAACGGTATATCAGCAAAGCACCGCAGCTATCCCCTGAGATGGCTTCTGAATATGCCGGTACGCTAATGGCCCTGGTCAAGCCGAGCATCTAG
- a CDS encoding conserved membrane hypothetical protein (Evidence 4 : Unknown function but conserved in other organisms), with protein MRAVLHAIAALLIGACGGTVFLFLHLPLPWTLGSLTAVGIAAAMGSPFLIPAQVRHVARPVVGVLAGSTFTADVLASMLLWWPIIPAMLVYTLATAFLGWLYFQRLCKFDRGTALFASFPGGLGELTLLGGSLGADSRKLALVHSARVITVIFCVPFLVQALVAGPLTGSNVAVAAAHSNTIAPLDWLILGACAVGGYFARNAFRLVGGAMVAALLFSAVAHASGLTGAQPPSWLVALVQVTIGAIVGSRLGGTTHRELGRTMLQGALWSLVLIGLAVVTAFACSQLIDFDVPTLILALSPGGLVEITLLAYAIGFEVAFVVTTQICRIVGTMVLAPLMFQLFENRNQ; from the coding sequence ATGCGGGCTGTTCTCCACGCAATCGCCGCGTTGTTGATCGGCGCATGTGGCGGCACGGTTTTTCTGTTCCTCCATCTGCCGTTGCCGTGGACACTCGGCTCACTGACCGCTGTGGGCATCGCTGCGGCGATGGGGAGTCCGTTCCTCATTCCGGCCCAGGTCCGGCATGTCGCCCGCCCCGTCGTTGGTGTACTGGCTGGCAGCACCTTCACGGCAGATGTGTTGGCCAGCATGCTGCTCTGGTGGCCGATCATCCCGGCGATGCTCGTCTACACGTTGGCCACGGCGTTCCTTGGCTGGCTCTACTTCCAGCGGCTGTGCAAATTTGATCGCGGCACGGCACTGTTCGCCAGCTTTCCTGGCGGTCTTGGCGAACTGACCCTGCTCGGTGGCTCGCTCGGCGCGGACAGTCGCAAGCTTGCGCTCGTCCATTCGGCGCGCGTCATCACGGTCATCTTCTGCGTGCCCTTCCTGGTGCAAGCGCTGGTCGCCGGGCCTCTGACCGGCAGCAATGTCGCGGTCGCGGCCGCCCACAGCAACACCATCGCGCCACTCGACTGGCTCATTCTCGGGGCCTGCGCGGTTGGCGGATATTTCGCGCGCAACGCCTTCCGCCTTGTCGGCGGTGCGATGGTCGCGGCCCTGCTGTTCAGCGCCGTGGCGCATGCGAGCGGGCTGACAGGCGCGCAGCCGCCCTCGTGGCTGGTCGCGCTGGTTCAGGTGACGATCGGCGCCATCGTCGGCTCAAGATTGGGCGGCACCACCCATCGCGAGCTCGGGCGCACCATGTTGCAGGGCGCGCTCTGGTCGCTCGTGCTGATCGGTCTGGCCGTCGTGACCGCCTTCGCTTGCAGCCAGCTCATCGACTTCGACGTACCGACCCTCATTCTGGCGCTTTCGCCGGGCGGCTTGGTGGAAATCACGCTGCTGGCCTACGCGATAGGCTTCGAGGTCGCCTTTGTCGTCACGACCCAGATCTGCCGGATCGTCGGCACGATGGTTCTGGCGCCGCTGATGTTTCAGCTTTTCGAGAACAGAAATCAATGA
- a CDS encoding DNA-binding GntR family transcriptional regulator: MVKRRFDKSAVFSFPAQLRGEHATAVDWVPLRPRTLVDMVIEAVVAAVSRGLILPGDRVVETELAQRLGISRVPVREALRVLQSQGLVTSEPHKSTRLMPVSRERINNLIETRVALETTAALRAIREGRNGEAELRILNDRLAQMEYASAQDDSYGFAMADADFHRALCQFSGNDVLCEVWEGLSRQATIFFGLSTLSKPMTEIIEEHLSLIDVFRGGDIAVVTHALQEHIVDQTRKVDFEGIVAARRAERDAIARQASA, encoded by the coding sequence ATGGTCAAGAGGCGCTTCGATAAATCGGCGGTTTTTTCTTTCCCGGCCCAACTCCGCGGAGAGCACGCCACGGCTGTCGACTGGGTGCCGCTGCGACCACGCACGCTTGTCGACATGGTGATCGAGGCTGTGGTCGCGGCGGTTTCGAGGGGGCTCATCCTGCCGGGCGACCGGGTTGTGGAAACTGAGCTTGCTCAGCGTCTCGGCATCAGTCGTGTGCCGGTGCGGGAGGCGCTGCGCGTCCTCCAAAGCCAGGGCCTCGTGACGAGCGAGCCCCACAAGAGCACGCGGCTCATGCCGGTGTCTCGGGAGCGGATCAACAATCTCATCGAAACGCGCGTTGCGCTGGAGACAACGGCTGCCCTGCGGGCCATCCGCGAGGGCAGAAATGGCGAGGCGGAGTTGCGCATCTTGAATGATCGCCTGGCGCAGATGGAATACGCCAGTGCCCAGGACGATTCGTATGGATTTGCGATGGCCGATGCGGATTTCCATCGGGCGCTCTGCCAGTTCAGCGGCAATGATGTTCTATGCGAGGTCTGGGAAGGTCTATCCCGACAAGCGACGATCTTTTTCGGGCTTTCAACGCTGTCCAAACCCATGACCGAGATCATCGAAGAGCATCTGTCGCTCATCGATGTTTTCCGCGGGGGCGACATTGCTGTGGTAACGCATGCGCTTCAGGAACACATCGTTGATCAGACGCGGAAGGTCGATTTCGAGGGGATCGTGGCGGCCCGACGCGCTGAACGCGACGCGATCGCACGTCAGGCCTCTGCCTGA
- the gyaR gene encoding Glyoxylate reductase, with translation MEKRELLVVGSRPDWYLDRLASHFSLHHLTTGDPADLDGDVAARIEALTSSGALSASLLNALPRLRLVANGGAGYERIDTGALRDRRIHLTNTPDVTDGCVADMAFALLLAVGRHIASGDAFVRSGKWETSEYPLVPRMHGRTLGILGLGRIGLAIARRAAGFDMPVVYHNRRPRTDVNFEYCGTARELASRSDFLIVACPGGAATHHIVDASVLEALGPKGLIVNIARGSIIDESALVAALKNGVIGGAGLDVFEHEPRVPSDLLTARNVVLMPHRGGGTFETWEDACDLVIANVSAFFENRPLPTPVL, from the coding sequence ATGGAAAAGCGGGAGTTGCTCGTCGTCGGAAGCCGTCCGGACTGGTATCTGGATCGGCTCGCCAGCCACTTCTCCCTGCACCACCTGACGACGGGTGACCCCGCCGATCTCGACGGGGACGTCGCCGCTCGTATCGAAGCCTTGACATCGTCCGGAGCGCTCAGTGCAAGCCTGCTGAACGCGTTGCCGCGCTTGCGTCTCGTGGCCAACGGCGGCGCGGGCTACGAACGGATCGACACTGGGGCGCTGCGTGATCGCCGCATCCATCTGACCAACACCCCGGACGTCACCGACGGCTGTGTGGCCGACATGGCGTTCGCGCTGTTGCTGGCCGTGGGGCGCCACATCGCAAGCGGCGATGCCTTTGTGCGGTCAGGCAAGTGGGAGACCAGCGAGTATCCGCTCGTGCCGCGCATGCATGGCCGGACCCTCGGGATTCTGGGCCTCGGCCGCATAGGCCTCGCGATAGCACGCCGCGCCGCGGGCTTTGACATGCCGGTCGTGTATCATAACCGTCGCCCCCGGACGGATGTGAATTTCGAGTATTGCGGGACGGCTCGCGAACTGGCCAGCCGGTCCGATTTCCTGATCGTTGCCTGCCCAGGCGGCGCCGCGACCCATCATATCGTCGATGCGTCGGTGCTTGAGGCGCTCGGCCCCAAAGGCCTCATCGTCAATATCGCGCGCGGCTCCATCATCGACGAGAGCGCCCTCGTCGCTGCTTTGAAAAACGGTGTGATCGGGGGCGCTGGTCTCGATGTTTTCGAGCATGAGCCGCGTGTGCCGTCGGACCTGTTGACAGCCCGGAATGTCGTGCTGATGCCGCACCGCGGCGGCGGAACGTTCGAGACATGGGAAGACGCCTGTGACCTCGTCATCGCCAATGTCAGCGCTTTCTTCGAAAACCGTCCGCTTCCGACGCCAGTGCTCTGA
- a CDS encoding putative peptide transport system permease protein BAB2_1050 (Evidence 3 : Putative function from multiple computational evidences) — MMVYIARRLTGAIPVLLLVSLLAFGLIHIIPGDAAQVIAGPDATADQIASIRSSLGLDRPILEQFILWLTNLAHLDLGMSYMLGRSVAQAIAERFPVTLLLTLYSMVLTVPLGILAGLIAAYNHNRWTDTAIMTVALLGVSLPTFWLSIAAILLFSVHLEWLPSGGYVPLSESVIGCLRSLTLPAIALAAFQIGLLARMTRATTLEVLRQDYVRTARAKGVGENTVIGRHAFSNVLIPVITVVGILVNVALSGAVVIEEIFSLPGVGRLVVQGILRRDYPVIQGSLLAVALAMVLINLTIDVLYAYLDPRVKNG; from the coding sequence ATGATGGTGTATATTGCGCGCCGATTGACTGGCGCAATTCCAGTCTTGCTTCTCGTCAGCCTACTCGCATTCGGTCTCATCCATATCATCCCCGGCGACGCCGCACAGGTGATCGCGGGACCGGATGCGACAGCTGATCAGATCGCATCGATCCGCAGCAGCCTTGGGCTCGATCGGCCCATTCTTGAGCAGTTCATTCTCTGGCTGACGAACCTCGCTCACCTTGATCTCGGCATGTCCTATATGCTCGGGCGCAGCGTGGCACAGGCCATCGCCGAACGCTTTCCCGTCACCTTGCTATTGACGCTTTATTCAATGGTATTGACGGTTCCGCTTGGAATTCTAGCCGGCCTTATCGCAGCCTATAATCATAATCGCTGGACCGATACGGCGATCATGACGGTTGCTTTGCTTGGCGTTTCCCTTCCGACGTTCTGGCTCAGCATTGCCGCGATCCTGCTCTTCTCGGTCCATCTGGAATGGCTGCCATCGGGGGGCTATGTGCCGCTGAGTGAAAGCGTCATAGGTTGTCTCCGGTCTCTCACCTTGCCGGCGATCGCCCTCGCTGCTTTCCAGATCGGACTTCTCGCCCGGATGACGCGTGCAACGACCCTGGAGGTCCTGCGGCAGGACTACGTGCGAACCGCACGCGCCAAGGGTGTGGGCGAAAATACCGTTATCGGCCGACACGCCTTCTCCAACGTCCTGATCCCCGTCATTACAGTCGTCGGCATCCTCGTGAATGTTGCCCTCTCCGGCGCGGTCGTCATCGAGGAGATTTTCTCGCTGCCCGGCGTGGGGCGCCTGGTTGTGCAAGGCATTCTGAGACGGGATTATCCTGTCATCCAGGGCTCGCTCCTCGCCGTCGCATTGGCAATGGTACTCATAAACCTGACGATCGACGTTCTTTACGCCTATCTCGACCCACGGGTGAAGAATGGATAA
- a CDS encoding hypothetical protein (Evidence 5 : Unknown function) gives MTSDDIRPPNPAGKADIRLLWDMRRGAVGAEAGEPPRSAWGLKNLPLHPHPIAAFALKYRAEGASPPGVAGVSAGDIGRPPH, from the coding sequence ATGACGTCAGACGACATCCGCCCCCCAAATCCTGCCGGCAAGGCGGATATCCGGCTTCTCTGGGATATGAGGCGGGGCGCTGTTGGGGCGGAGGCTGGCGAGCCGCCACGATCTGCGTGGGGGCTGAAGAATTTGCCGCTCCATCCGCATCCGATCGCGGCTTTTGCTTTGAAATATCGCGCGGAAGGCGCAAGCCCGCCTGGAGTTGCAGGGGTGAGTGCTGGCGATATCGGCAGGCCGCCTCATTGA
- a CDS encoding hypothetical protein (Evidence 5 : Unknown function), which translates to MSAPPRSIQATAASILTNRGPLSEIVSIFPQIAYEIYDSAFLNLLLVY; encoded by the coding sequence GTGTCGGCGCCGCCCAGGTCAATCCAGGCGACAGCCGCTTCCATCCTGACCAATCGCGGTCCGTTATCGGAAATTGTGAGCATTTTTCCTCAGATTGCATACGAGATTTATGATAGTGCATTTTTAAATCTCCTACTAGTGTATTAA